A genomic segment from Saprospiraceae bacterium encodes:
- a CDS encoding histidine kinase, protein MSLHFPKPPRYQYIGFWISMPFISYSLCYILFGERLFSEWTIWLISYPIIYAIGYFSWRSHYIYDNYLISKYPGLDQTRTRVFLKLPINLLVMSPSVILIIYVFHFFHIQGYIIQQEDLKYALLVGLTVNVLFESLWEVIYIIEKYKEVIEEKEFIKQLQLQQEFDNLKQKVNPHFLFNCFNTLSSLISEDKDQAEKFLDELSKVYRYLLRNNESGMSTLEQEILFIQSFNKLLKTRFGQALDIQMEINPIYKDSQLPTLCLQLLIENVVKHNIVSRQMPMIVKIYTEPSGRIVVENKLQKKLHPVDSTGIGLSNIKEKYRLLNREDVLIEEGPAQFRVSLPLLD, encoded by the coding sequence ATGAGCTTGCATTTTCCTAAACCGCCCCGCTATCAATATATTGGATTTTGGATCTCAATGCCATTTATTAGCTATTCATTATGCTACATATTATTTGGTGAACGCCTATTTTCTGAATGGACCATTTGGTTAATTTCGTATCCTATCATCTATGCGATCGGTTATTTTTCCTGGAGGTCTCATTATATTTATGATAATTATCTGATATCAAAATATCCAGGATTAGATCAAACACGCACCAGGGTGTTTCTAAAATTACCGATTAATCTTTTGGTAATGTCCCCTTCAGTGATCCTTATCATTTACGTTTTTCACTTTTTTCATATACAAGGCTATATAATTCAACAGGAAGACTTGAAATATGCGCTACTGGTTGGCCTGACAGTGAATGTATTGTTTGAATCCCTTTGGGAAGTGATCTATATTATTGAGAAATATAAAGAAGTAATTGAAGAAAAGGAATTTATCAAGCAACTGCAACTACAACAAGAATTTGATAACTTAAAACAGAAAGTTAATCCGCATTTTTTATTTAATTGCTTTAACACTTTGTCTTCATTGATATCTGAAGACAAGGATCAGGCTGAGAAATTTCTTGACGAATTGAGTAAAGTGTATCGCTATTTACTCAGAAATAATGAAAGCGGTATGAGTACCCTGGAGCAGGAGATTTTATTCATTCAATCATTTAACAAATTACTTAAAACAAGATTTGGACAGGCACTGGACATCCAAATGGAAATCAATCCAATTTACAAAGATTCTCAATTACCAACCTTATGCTTGCAACTATTGATCGAAAATGTAGTTAAACACAATATTGTCAGTCGGCAAATGCCCATGATTGTAAAAATATATACAGAGCCATCAGGTCGTATTGTGGTAGAAAATAAACTTCAAAAGAAACTCCACCCTGTAGATTCTACCGGAATTGGCTTATCCAATATCAAAGAAAAATACCGGCTACTAAATCGGGAGGATGTATTGATTGAAGAAGGTCCAGCCCAATTTAGGGTAAGTTTGCCTTTATTAGACTAA